One region of Chitinophaga varians genomic DNA includes:
- a CDS encoding acyltransferase family protein — MLSTSSAKPHYEVLDGLRGTAAITIVVFHFLELVWSDYSQNPLGHGFLAVDFFFCLSGFVIGYAYDGRLAQIGYRGFFRGRLLRLHPLVPLGSVLGLLSFLFDPFGGDPYAQGVWPIVAGFLCSLLLIPFPWLPGRGGALFPFNSPTWSLFMEYCINIVYALVLNRLHKGVTLLLTVLAAGWLAVTAWHAGTLIGGWADANIMDGFARVSFSFLAGLSVYRFQWTLRTRLGFVALSLLLLATFMCPYFGQNWLTEWLIVAAVYPLVIALGAGATATGWWLHCCRFIGRLSYPLYMTHIFLIWPFGNYYAQYKPGPLLLTVIVAVGTLVLMAIGYLVMRWYDEPVRRWLNGRLKSKTAQSLAGGRLTEAPTRQL, encoded by the coding sequence CGGGGCACCGCTGCCATCACCATCGTTGTATTCCACTTTCTTGAGCTTGTATGGAGCGACTATAGCCAGAACCCGCTGGGGCATGGCTTTCTGGCGGTTGACTTTTTCTTCTGCCTGTCGGGCTTTGTGATTGGTTACGCCTATGACGGCCGGCTGGCGCAGATCGGGTACCGCGGATTTTTCCGCGGACGTTTACTGCGATTACACCCGCTGGTACCGCTGGGTTCCGTACTCGGTCTGCTCTCTTTCCTGTTTGACCCGTTTGGCGGCGATCCTTATGCACAGGGCGTTTGGCCTATCGTAGCGGGTTTTCTTTGTTCCCTGCTGCTGATACCTTTCCCGTGGCTGCCGGGAAGGGGTGGCGCACTTTTCCCGTTTAACTCTCCCACATGGTCCCTGTTTATGGAGTATTGCATCAACATCGTGTATGCATTGGTGCTAAACCGGCTGCATAAGGGCGTCACTTTGTTACTGACCGTACTGGCAGCCGGCTGGCTGGCCGTTACCGCCTGGCATGCCGGCACCCTGATCGGAGGTTGGGCCGACGCCAATATTATGGACGGTTTTGCGCGGGTGAGTTTCTCGTTCCTGGCGGGTTTGAGCGTGTACCGTTTTCAGTGGACACTACGTACGCGGCTGGGGTTTGTAGCATTATCACTGTTATTGCTGGCCACTTTTATGTGCCCTTATTTCGGGCAGAACTGGCTGACAGAGTGGTTGATCGTAGCCGCCGTTTACCCGCTGGTGATCGCGTTGGGCGCAGGCGCCACGGCCACGGGCTGGTGGTTGCATTGCTGCCGTTTTATAGGCCGGCTGTCTTATCCTTTATATATGACCCATATCTTTTTGATATGGCCATTCGGTAACTACTATGCGCAATACAAACCGGGACCGTTGCTGCTGACAGTGATCGTGGCAGTGGGCACCCTGGTATTGATGGCCATCGGTTACCTGGTTATGCGTTGGTACGATGAACCAGTGCGCCGATGGCTGAACGGCCGGTTGAAGTCAAAGACAGCCCAATCACTTGCTGGTGGCCGGCTGACAGAGGCCCCTACAAGACAGCTTTAA